In one Sphingomonas sp. AP4-R1 genomic region, the following are encoded:
- a CDS encoding hemolysin family protein, which produces MAHPFPWFDLAIIIFLMILNGVFAMSELAIVSARKPRLEALARKGRSGARVALVLASDPGKFLSTVQTGITLIGILAGAYSGASLGGPVGELIGTPLGLDAQTAAQWGFVLVIIGTTYLSLIVGELVPKQFALRQPEAIASIVARPMMWLSRVGAPFVWLLDRSSAFIFRLLRLDREATNHVTAEELHLVVAEASTAGVIDDSERAFISSVVRLADRPVREVMTPRTNVDWIDLDDDADTVREQLLTMQHSRMPVGRGTVDALVGVVQARDLLGASLADTKPAIETLVRTVPVVPDQMDAMDALTVLREADVPMAFVHDEYGHFDGLVTPVDLLAAIAGAFASNNDEETDPPFFEREDGSWLLSGSASADVLADRLCIDLPDDRDYATVAGFALSVLRHLPTTGEVFSEEGWRFEIVDMDGRKIDKLLASRE; this is translated from the coding sequence ATGGCACACCCTTTTCCCTGGTTCGATCTGGCGATCATCATCTTCCTGATGATCCTGAACGGCGTCTTCGCGATGAGCGAACTCGCGATCGTGTCCGCGCGCAAGCCGCGGCTGGAGGCTCTGGCCCGTAAAGGGCGCAGCGGCGCGCGCGTCGCGCTGGTGCTGGCGAGCGATCCCGGCAAGTTCCTGTCCACCGTGCAGACGGGCATCACGCTGATCGGCATCCTGGCGGGCGCCTATTCGGGCGCGAGCCTGGGCGGGCCGGTGGGCGAGCTGATCGGCACGCCGCTGGGGCTGGATGCGCAGACCGCCGCGCAATGGGGCTTCGTGCTGGTCATCATCGGCACCACCTATCTGAGCCTGATCGTCGGCGAGCTGGTGCCCAAGCAGTTCGCGCTGCGGCAGCCGGAGGCGATCGCCTCGATCGTGGCGCGGCCGATGATGTGGCTGTCGCGCGTCGGCGCGCCCTTCGTGTGGCTGCTGGACCGATCGAGCGCCTTCATCTTCCGCCTGCTGCGGCTGGACCGCGAGGCGACCAACCATGTGACGGCCGAGGAACTGCACCTCGTCGTCGCCGAGGCCTCCACCGCGGGCGTGATCGACGATAGCGAGCGTGCGTTCATTTCCAGCGTCGTGCGGCTGGCCGATCGCCCCGTGCGCGAGGTGATGACGCCGCGCACCAATGTCGACTGGATCGATCTGGACGACGATGCCGATACGGTGCGCGAGCAGCTGCTGACGATGCAGCACAGCCGTATGCCGGTGGGCCGTGGCACCGTGGATGCGCTGGTCGGCGTGGTGCAGGCGCGCGATCTGCTGGGCGCGTCGCTGGCCGACACCAAGCCCGCGATCGAGACGCTCGTGCGCACCGTGCCGGTCGTGCCGGACCAGATGGACGCGATGGACGCGCTGACCGTGCTGCGCGAGGCGGACGTGCCGATGGCGTTCGTGCATGACGAATATGGTCATTTCGACGGGCTGGTGACGCCGGTGGATCTGCTGGCGGCGATCGCGGGCGCCTTCGCCTCGAACAATGACGAGGAGACGGATCCGCCTTTCTTCGAGCGCGAGGATGGCAGCTGGCTGCTCTCGGGGTCGGCCTCGGCGGACGTGCTGGCGGACCGGCTCTGCATCGATCTGCCCGACGATCGCGATTATGCGACCGTGGCGGGCTTCGCTCTGTCCGTGCTGCGCCATCTGCCGACGACGGGCGAGGTCTTCTCCGAGGAAGGCTGGCGCTTCGAGATCGTCGATATGGACGGGCGCAAGATCGACAAGCTGCTGGCGAGCCGCGAATGA
- a CDS encoding helix-turn-helix transcriptional regulator, producing MFALEEIYDAAFDRARFPTLLERLVHAMGAQAGFIGWSDLDRDAGFQVQFGNDPKWLHAYVETYAPHDIMRPHLHAVPEGVCAPAWDLLQTPEIRESLFYREYIAPQGIVDNLAVNLIKRPGIVAHLALLRHAPAPRFSEEDCARLAEILPHLRRAIYIQSHLIRAADHAAGEQAVAGVANSALLLLTADRVLLDADAPLVPLLRLRIGEPIGDGLFGTAVARAIEGGEPVAIEVSPAGEAEPVRLLLEARALETNRFGDLASGPGATCAVHVTRVDRPRIIAFAAIGQLYGLTATELRVLRDAIEAGDITEVGDRLGMARATARTHLHRIYDKTDTRGFAGLSSLAHRFGRIAT from the coding sequence ATGTTCGCACTGGAGGAGATTTACGACGCCGCGTTCGATCGCGCGCGTTTCCCGACGCTGCTGGAAAGGCTGGTCCATGCGATGGGCGCGCAGGCGGGCTTCATCGGCTGGAGCGATCTGGATCGCGACGCGGGCTTTCAGGTGCAGTTCGGCAACGATCCGAAGTGGCTACACGCTTATGTCGAAACCTATGCGCCGCACGATATCATGCGCCCGCATCTGCATGCCGTGCCCGAAGGCGTGTGCGCGCCCGCATGGGATCTGCTGCAGACCCCCGAAATCCGCGAGAGCCTGTTCTATCGGGAGTATATCGCGCCGCAGGGCATCGTCGACAATCTGGCGGTGAACCTGATCAAGCGGCCCGGCATCGTCGCGCATCTGGCCCTGCTGCGCCACGCGCCCGCGCCGCGCTTTTCGGAGGAGGACTGCGCGCGGCTGGCCGAGATCCTGCCGCACCTGCGCCGCGCCATCTATATCCAGAGCCACCTCATCCGCGCGGCCGATCATGCGGCGGGCGAACAGGCGGTGGCGGGGGTGGCGAACAGCGCGCTGCTGCTGCTGACGGCCGATCGCGTGCTGCTGGATGCCGATGCCCCGCTCGTGCCGCTGCTGCGCCTGCGGATCGGCGAGCCGATCGGGGACGGGCTGTTCGGCACGGCGGTAGCGCGCGCGATCGAAGGCGGCGAGCCGGTCGCGATCGAAGTGTCGCCGGCGGGCGAGGCGGAGCCCGTCCGCCTGCTGCTGGAGGCGCGAGCGCTGGAGACGAACCGCTTCGGTGATCTGGCGAGCGGGCCGGGCGCCACCTGTGCCGTCCACGTCACGCGCGTCGACCGGCCGCGCATCATCGCCTTCGCGGCGATCGGCCAGCTTTACGGCCTGACCGCGACCGAATTGCGCGTGCTGCGCGATGCGATCGAGGCGGGGGACATTACCGAGGTGGGCGACCGGCTGGGCATGGCGCGGGCGACCGCGCGCACGCACCTGCACCGCATCTACGACAAGACCGATACGCGCGGCTTCGCCGGGCTTTCCAGCCTCGCCCACCGCTTCGGGCGGATCGCGACCTGA
- a CDS encoding PEPxxWA-CTERM sorting domain-containing protein encodes MRVSRISRALIACLAGLGTAAQASDMTYFTTVPDTDVATFAIGRMRNYGNGELVVSGLSGTISSAYLYWHGPTNSIDPKANAATSFAGHAITGTNIGFSQDNLWSYANSQAYRADVTALVTGNGSYYLDGFINGFGGATANINGASLIVFYQDGDATNNRDVVLFDGNDSNFDNSYDANGWNATLAGIDYTSGSASMTLSISDGQSVFTDGELMLNGTTIANGNWARGDSVQPGDGIGRNGYLWDIQTYDVTGFLVPGSNTLDLKLAPVSDALSLIVAQFSLPVGAAPPAPSPVPEPASWAMFIGGFGLIGGAMRRRRVSVRFG; translated from the coding sequence ATGCGTGTTTCCCGGATTTCTCGCGCGCTGATCGCGTGTCTCGCCGGTCTCGGCACGGCGGCGCAGGCCTCCGACATGACCTATTTCACGACCGTCCCGGACACCGACGTGGCGACCTTCGCCATCGGCCGGATGCGAAATTACGGCAATGGCGAGCTGGTCGTGTCCGGCCTCTCCGGCACCATCTCAAGCGCGTATCTCTACTGGCATGGGCCTACGAACTCGATCGATCCCAAGGCCAATGCCGCAACGAGCTTCGCCGGCCATGCGATCACCGGCACCAATATCGGCTTCTCGCAGGACAATCTGTGGAGTTATGCCAACAGCCAGGCCTATCGCGCTGACGTGACCGCGTTAGTCACCGGCAACGGCTCTTATTATCTCGACGGCTTCATCAACGGCTTCGGTGGCGCCACCGCGAACATCAACGGGGCCTCGCTGATCGTCTTCTACCAGGACGGCGATGCGACCAACAATCGCGATGTCGTGCTGTTCGACGGCAATGATTCGAACTTCGACAACAGCTATGACGCCAATGGATGGAATGCGACGCTGGCCGGCATCGATTACACGTCCGGCTCCGCCTCCATGACGCTCAGCATCAGTGACGGTCAGAGTGTTTTTACCGACGGCGAACTGATGCTCAACGGTACGACAATCGCCAACGGCAACTGGGCGCGGGGAGACAGCGTGCAGCCCGGCGATGGCATTGGCCGCAATGGCTATCTCTGGGACATCCAGACCTATGACGTCACCGGCTTCCTTGTGCCCGGATCGAACACGCTGGATCTGAAGCTGGCGCCGGTATCGGATGCGCTGAGCCTGATCGTCGCGCAATTCTCCCTGCCGGTCGGCGCGGCGCCGCCGGCGCCCTCGCCGGTGCCCGAACCGGCGAGCTGGGCGATGTTCATCGGCGGCTTCGGCCTGATCGGCGGAGCGATGAGGCGGCGGCGGGTTTCGGTGCGCTTCGGCTGA